TCGGGGTTTTCAATATAAAGAAGATTCCGGCAGTTGCCGTTGCCTCCGAAAGCAGACTCTGCCAGAACCAGAGCATTGGCATCGTTGAGGATCTGATAAGGCAGGGATGAGTCTCTATTGAGCATCTCCCGATAGCGGACCGGTTTTTTCCAGCCCAGAGGGTCTGAATTCAGTACCATTCCATCATCACTGACCCATCCGGGAATCATAACGCCCACTCCCAGAGGCCGGGCTTCAGGAATGGGGCTGTCATCAAGAATCTCCTGTGTTATTTTATGAATCACTTCGACCGTTTTTTCTGGAGAGAAATCCGTGTTTTCAATTTCCCGGCGGCTGTGAATCTGCCCGTTCAGATCACTAAGGATGAATTGGATGGAATCCGGTTTCACATCCACACCAAGGACGGAACAGGCCCTGGGGTTAAATTGAAAGAGATCCGAATTCCTGCCGATGCCATGGTTCCCGGTCCCCACGGGGGTCACGAGGGATAGTCCTACCAGGTAACTCATGAGTTTTGAGGCAGTGGAACGGCTGCACTGGAGCATCCGGGAGGCATCCGCCCTGGAGAGGACATTTTTTTTCTTGATTAATTTCAACAGCACCCGGGCATTGTGTTTCATCATGTCACTGGGGGACAGAAGTTTAATATCCATAATAATCCTATTTGTTCGGAGTCAGAACAAATGTAGTTTACACGCTGAAATTCCCTGTGTCAATCGAGGCATATTGGGGATTCTCAGGGAGATCCAACCTTATCGTTCGCCAGGTAAAAGAGATTTGTAGTGATTCCTGGAAAAATAATGAGAAAAAACCTCCTTTTATAGTCCTGTTTTAATGCTATAATCATCTGGAAAATCTTATTCAGACATGCTCTGCGTTTTTATGGAATGGTAAAAATCAAAGATTATGAATTAGGTATTAATTCTCGTTTGAATCACATCTTCTTTGGAGGCATATATGAAAAAAATAGCAACTCTTCTGCTTTTTGCGGTCCTGGTTCTGTCCGGCTGTAACAAAAAGGATGAAACAACGACCGCAAAGGCCGAAAAGAAGGAAGTATATAACCTGAATTATGCAGTCTTCTTTCCCGCATCCCATCTTCAGGCCCAAACAGCG
This genomic interval from Oceanispirochaeta sp. contains the following:
- a CDS encoding ROK family protein — its product is MDIKLLSPSDMMKHNARVLLKLIKKKNVLSRADASRMLQCSRSTASKLMSYLVGLSLVTPVGTGNHGIGRNSDLFQFNPRACSVLGVDVKPDSIQFILSDLNGQIHSRREIENTDFSPEKTVEVIHKITQEILDDSPIPEARPLGVGVMIPGWVSDDGMVLNSDPLGWKKPVRYREMLNRDSSLPYQILNDANALVLAESAFGGNGNCRNLLYIENPDDIGGAYTDSSHNLLTGENSLAMEIGKMKVNIGDQFYLVEDVLGISKIQKRWGITVQSLKDLFDSSDAETAEVCLQIADIFGQIIVQTSALLNPYAIMINTPYIKSPGALDFLKKTASLHLAETPLKETQLLLPSLERSALGGACWSILNSSFDFVIKD